A window of the Streptomyces sp. NBC_01351 genome harbors these coding sequences:
- a CDS encoding PucR family transcriptional regulator, translating into MRPSSGDAERAGARPTPPTEPVRLAALLGADELELRLLAGGGPAGVVIGVGGGIGVGVGEVDVHGVHASEMADPSPYLLGGELLLTAGAGLARAGTEGVGEAREYVQRLVRAGVAALGFGVTPVHEVVPRALVEACDLYGLPLLEVPPRTPFTAVARAVWRLMAQARTRELRRVTEAQQSLAAAAARPDPVPAVLTRLAGTLGGWAALLTPAPEAPATAAPEDRFRRGRVGAGASPQGAERTPARPSDPSPRSAPEETPRRPPGTGGTTPTPPAPPAAGPVPGEEVLAAVGALARRVAHGGVATATDTLGGTHLAAYAAGGGRVLAVATPARSPGDHTIASVAAVLLSLLTASRPAGTEAAALTRLLLDGDPAGALAPRPWYAVHARGAGDPQALAAALGTVLLDPRGPVVRLLTDREPGTQPGWRLGVSAATEPEGLPSADAQAGRALERAEAARTPMARHRDAGFAGLVGEAEARAHAEALLAPLSPVLRDTLRAWLAHHGSWDRTATALGVHRNTVRQRMARTAALLGRDLDDADVRMELWFALRQDRRA; encoded by the coding sequence ATGCGACCTTCCTCCGGCGATGCGGAGCGGGCAGGCGCGCGACCCACTCCGCCGACCGAGCCGGTGCGGCTCGCCGCGTTGCTCGGCGCGGACGAGCTGGAGCTGAGGCTGCTCGCGGGCGGCGGCCCGGCGGGCGTCGTCATCGGAGTCGGGGGCGGCATCGGAGTCGGCGTCGGTGAGGTGGACGTGCACGGGGTGCACGCCTCGGAGATGGCGGACCCGTCCCCGTACCTGCTGGGCGGGGAGCTGCTGCTGACGGCGGGGGCGGGCCTCGCGAGGGCGGGTACGGAGGGGGTCGGGGAGGCCCGGGAGTACGTGCAGCGGCTCGTGCGGGCCGGGGTGGCCGCGCTCGGGTTCGGGGTGACCCCCGTGCACGAGGTCGTCCCGCGGGCCCTCGTCGAAGCCTGCGACCTGTACGGGCTGCCGCTGCTGGAGGTCCCGCCGCGCACCCCGTTCACGGCGGTCGCCCGCGCCGTCTGGCGGTTGATGGCGCAGGCCCGCACGCGCGAGCTGCGCCGGGTGACCGAGGCCCAGCAGTCCCTGGCGGCGGCCGCCGCCCGCCCCGACCCGGTCCCGGCCGTCCTGACCCGCCTGGCGGGAACCCTCGGGGGCTGGGCGGCCCTGCTGACCCCGGCCCCGGAGGCGCCGGCGACCGCGGCCCCCGAAGACCGGTTCCGACGGGGACGGGTGGGTGCCGGGGCGTCCCCGCAGGGCGCCGAACGCACCCCCGCCCGGCCCTCCGACCCCTCGCCACGTTCGGCGCCCGAGGAGACGCCCCGGCGCCCGCCCGGCACCGGCGGAACCACCCCGACCCCGCCCGCCCCGCCCGCCGCCGGCCCCGTCCCCGGCGAGGAGGTCCTGGCCGCCGTCGGGGCGCTCGCGCGGCGGGTTGCGCACGGGGGTGTCGCCACGGCGACCGACACCCTCGGCGGTACGCACCTCGCCGCCTACGCCGCCGGCGGCGGTCGCGTGCTGGCCGTGGCCACCCCGGCCCGCTCCCCCGGCGACCACACCATCGCCTCCGTCGCGGCCGTGCTGCTCAGCCTGCTCACCGCGAGCCGCCCGGCCGGGACCGAAGCGGCCGCGCTCACCCGGCTGCTGCTCGACGGCGATCCGGCTGGGGCCCTCGCCCCCAGGCCCTGGTACGCGGTGCACGCCCGCGGCGCCGGCGACCCGCAGGCCCTCGCCGCCGCGCTGGGCACCGTACTGCTGGACCCGCGCGGGCCCGTCGTCCGGCTGCTCACCGACCGGGAGCCCGGCACGCAGCCCGGCTGGCGGCTGGGGGTGAGCGCCGCGACGGAACCCGAAGGCCTGCCCAGTGCCGACGCACAGGCCGGGCGGGCCCTGGAGCGCGCCGAGGCGGCCCGCACCCCGATGGCCCGGCACCGGGACGCCGGCTTCGCGGGCCTGGTCGGCGAGGCCGAGGCCCGGGCCCACGCCGAGGCCCTGCTCGCGCCCCTCTCCCCCGTCCTTCGGGACACCCTGCGCGCATGGCTGGCCCACCACGGCAGCTGGGACCGCACCGCCACCGCCCTCGGCGTCCACCGCAACACCGTCCGCCAGCGCATGGCCCGTACGGCCGCGCTCCTCGGACGCGACCTGGACGACGCGGACGTCCGCATGGAGCTGTGGTTCGCACTCCGCCAGGACCGACGGGCGTGA
- the speB gene encoding agmatinase, translating into MSTQPRGPVDSSRIPRYAGPATFARLPRLDEVGGKADVAVVGVPFDSGVSYRPGARFGGNAIREASRLLRPYNPAQDASPFALAQVADAGDIAANPFNINEAVDTIEAAADELIGNGSRLMTLGGDHTIALPLLRSVAKKHGPVALLHFDAHLDTWDTYFGAEYTHGTPFRRAVEEGILDTEALSHVGTRGPLYGKQDLDDDAKMGFGIVTSADVYRRGADEVADQLRQRIGDRPLYISIDIDVLDPAHAPGTGTPEAGGMTSRELLEIIRGLSSCNLVSADVVEVAPAYDHAEITSVAASHTAYELTTIMSRQIAAAKAK; encoded by the coding sequence ATGAGCACGCAGCCGCGCGGCCCCGTCGACTCCTCCCGCATCCCGCGCTACGCGGGCCCCGCGACCTTCGCCCGGCTGCCCCGCCTCGACGAGGTCGGCGGCAAGGCCGACGTCGCCGTCGTCGGCGTGCCCTTCGACTCCGGAGTTTCGTACCGCCCCGGCGCCCGCTTCGGCGGCAACGCCATCCGCGAGGCCTCCCGCCTCCTGCGCCCGTACAACCCGGCGCAGGACGCCTCCCCCTTCGCCCTCGCGCAGGTCGCCGACGCGGGCGACATCGCGGCGAACCCCTTCAACATCAACGAGGCCGTCGACACGATCGAGGCCGCCGCCGACGAGCTGATCGGCAACGGCTCCCGCCTGATGACCCTCGGCGGCGACCACACCATCGCCCTGCCCCTGCTCCGCTCCGTCGCGAAGAAGCACGGCCCGGTCGCGCTGCTCCACTTCGACGCGCACCTCGACACCTGGGACACGTACTTCGGCGCCGAGTACACCCACGGCACCCCGTTCCGCCGCGCCGTCGAAGAGGGCATCCTCGACACCGAGGCGCTGTCCCACGTCGGCACCCGCGGCCCGCTGTACGGCAAGCAGGACCTGGACGACGACGCCAAGATGGGCTTCGGCATCGTCACCTCGGCCGACGTCTACCGCCGCGGCGCCGACGAGGTCGCCGACCAGCTGCGCCAGCGCATCGGCGACCGCCCGCTCTACATCTCGATCGACATCGACGTGCTCGACCCGGCCCACGCGCCCGGCACCGGCACGCCGGAGGCGGGCGGCATGACCTCCCGCGAGCTGCTGGAGATCATCCGGGGGCTGTCCTCCTGCAACCTCGTTTCCGCCGACGTGGTCGAGGTGGCCCCGGCGTACGATCACGCCGAGATCACCTCGGTCGCGGCCTCGCACACCGCGTACGAGCTCACCACGATCATGAGCCGTCAGATCGCGGCGGCGAAGGCGAAGTAA
- a CDS encoding thiamine pyrophosphate-binding protein — translation MTHDHDLVLRPTEAQTAAALAPPPGRTGGDLVVETLRSLGATTVFGLPGQHALGLFDAVGRSDLRLVGLRTENNAAFAADAYGRLTGEAVPLLLSTGPGALMALPALAEAAAASAPVLAVSSQVPTPGLGGGRRGHLHELRDQSASFREVVKSVHTARTPSQIPSVIAEAWESALTTPHGPVWVEIPEDVLRAETFVPQVTGMDATPHELAPRPELTALAAHWLSKAARPVIVAGGGVVRADAAGKLKQLAERLNAPVVTTFGGKGAFPWTHPLSLQSWLEDRHTTDFLEDADVLLVVGSGLGELSSNYHTFFPTGRVIQIEADLGKLESNHPALGIHADARLALQALLETVPVREDPDAPERVRSLLAAVAARLATQDVALEQQLLTSIRAALPPRSPSFWDMTILAYWAWSAFDPKHPNTMHSAQGAGGLGYAFPAALGAALAEPDTPVLAVSGDGGAMYSVAELATARQHDLDVTWLIVDDGGYGILREYMTSAFSRATGTELTRPDFVALAESFGVPAATTTPETLRDDLKKSLATPGPSVLVLPATLRMFAPTHL, via the coding sequence GTGACGCACGACCACGACCTGGTTCTCCGTCCCACCGAGGCCCAGACGGCCGCCGCCCTGGCGCCGCCGCCGGGCCGGACGGGCGGGGACCTGGTCGTGGAAACGCTGCGCTCGCTCGGCGCTACCACCGTCTTCGGCCTGCCGGGACAGCACGCCCTCGGCCTCTTCGACGCGGTCGGCCGCTCCGACCTCCGTCTCGTCGGGCTCCGTACGGAGAACAACGCGGCCTTCGCCGCCGACGCGTACGGCCGCCTCACCGGCGAGGCCGTCCCGCTGCTCCTCTCCACCGGGCCGGGCGCGCTCATGGCCCTGCCCGCCCTCGCCGAGGCGGCGGCCGCATCGGCCCCCGTCCTGGCGGTCTCCTCCCAGGTCCCGACGCCCGGCCTCGGCGGCGGCCGCCGCGGCCACCTGCACGAACTGCGCGACCAGTCCGCCTCCTTCCGCGAGGTGGTGAAGTCGGTCCACACGGCCCGCACCCCCTCCCAGATCCCGTCCGTCATCGCGGAGGCCTGGGAGTCGGCCCTCACGACGCCCCACGGCCCGGTCTGGGTGGAGATCCCGGAGGACGTCCTGCGCGCCGAGACGTTCGTCCCCCAGGTCACGGGCATGGACGCGACCCCGCACGAACTGGCCCCCCGCCCGGAGCTCACCGCACTGGCCGCGCACTGGCTGTCGAAGGCCGCCCGCCCGGTGATCGTCGCGGGCGGCGGGGTGGTCCGCGCCGACGCCGCCGGCAAGCTGAAGCAGCTCGCGGAACGCCTGAACGCCCCCGTCGTCACCACCTTCGGTGGCAAGGGCGCCTTCCCCTGGACGCACCCGCTCTCCCTCCAGTCCTGGCTGGAGGACCGCCACACGACGGACTTCCTGGAGGACGCGGACGTCCTCCTCGTCGTCGGCTCCGGCCTGGGCGAACTGTCCTCGAACTACCACACGTTCTTCCCCACGGGCCGGGTGATCCAGATCGAGGCCGACCTCGGCAAGCTGGAGTCCAACCACCCCGCCCTCGGCATCCACGCGGACGCCCGCCTCGCCCTCCAGGCCCTCCTCGAAACGGTGCCGGTCCGCGAGGACCCCGATGCCCCGGAGCGCGTCCGCTCGCTCCTGGCCGCCGTCGCGGCCCGCCTGGCCACCCAGGACGTGGCCCTGGAGCAGCAGCTCCTGACCTCGATCCGGGCAGCCCTCCCGCCCCGCTCCCCGTCCTTCTGGGACATGACGATCCTGGCCTACTGGGCCTGGTCGGCCTTCGACCCGAAGCACCCCAACACCATGCACTCGGCCCAGGGCGCGGGCGGCCTCGGCTACGCCTTCCCGGCGGCCCTCGGCGCGGCCCTCGCCGAGCCGGACACCCCGGTCCTGGCGGTCTCGGGCGACGGCGGCGCGATGTACTCGGTCGCCGAACTGGCCACCGCCCGCCAGCACGACCTGGACGTCACCTGGCTGATCGTGGACGACGGCGGCTACGGCATCCTGCGCGAGTACATGACGTCCGCGTTCTCCCGGGCCACCGGTACGGAACTCACCCGCCCCGACTTCGTCGCCCTGGCGGAGTCCTTCGGCGTCCCGGCCGCCACCACGACCCCGGAAACCCTGCGGGACGACCTGAAGAAGTCCCTCGCCACTCCCGGCCCGTCGGTCCTGGTCCTCCCGGCCACCCTCAGGATGTTCGCCCCGACGCACCTCTAG
- a CDS encoding iron chaperone produces the protein MVQSSASDVDGYLAELPEARREALTRLRQLCRTELKGFEEVMAYGMPVYERDGVGEIAFASQKQYVSFYLMRTDVREAFAEALAGHDMGKGCLRFRKPESIDFGLLRDLLRATAARQGPAC, from the coding sequence ATGGTGCAGAGCAGCGCGAGCGATGTGGACGGCTATCTGGCGGAGCTCCCCGAGGCCCGCAGGGAGGCCCTGACCAGGCTGCGGCAGCTGTGCCGGACGGAGCTGAAGGGCTTCGAGGAGGTCATGGCGTACGGGATGCCCGTGTACGAGCGGGACGGCGTCGGCGAGATCGCGTTCGCCAGCCAGAAGCAGTACGTCTCCTTCTACCTGATGCGCACCGACGTCCGTGAGGCGTTCGCGGAGGCCCTGGCCGGTCACGACATGGGCAAGGGCTGCCTGCGCTTCCGCAAGCCGGAGTCGATCGACTTCGGCCTCCTCCGCGATCTCCTGCGCGCGACGGCGGCCCGGCAGGGCCCGGCCTGCTGA
- a CDS encoding ABC transporter ATP-binding protein, with translation MAAAETAAGDKQGWGRRLAAYTWRYKRNVLLALGSSLAGMAVMALVPLVTKVIIDDVIGDHSKPMGPWAGMLIAAAVLVYVLTYIRRYYGGRLALDVQHDLRTDMYDTIARLDGRRQDELSTGQVVGRATSDLQLIQGLLFMLPMTIGNFLLFGISLGIMLWLSPLLTVVALLMAPALWFIAKRSRVKLFPATWWAQGQAAAVATVVDGAVTGVRVVKGFGQEEQETGKLREAGRRLFAGRLRTIRLNSRYTPALQAVPALAQVAMLALGGWMATNGQVTLGTFVAFSTYLAQLVGPVRMLAMVLTVGQQARAGVERVFELIDTEPAIEEGTRELPADAAATVEFDDVRFGYDPERPVLDGFSLSVAEGETVAVVGASGSGKSTVSLLLPRFYDADRGTVRVGGHDVRELTYHSLRGAIGLVPEDSFLFSDTIRANIAYGHPEADEEQIRAAARAAQAEGFIEALPAGYDTKVGEQGLTLSGGQRQRIALARAILTDPRLLLLDDATSAVDARVEHEIHEALRGVMAGRTTLLIAHRRSSLALADRIAVLEHGRLADIGTHEELERRSPLYRRLLTDPDALGAASPRTPDAPAMAEFERDLDLERERDLELEAEIDSEPVNAKRRVVDGVTPELWRRHEEEGAKTLSDTRAAAAPAAGSGAPGAGHSMAGAVAGMPATPELLAQVAALPPADDEPDVDETRAAGAEESYGLRRLLRGFWAPLAISLALVALDAGAGLLLPILIRYGIDQGVEQVALAAVWLAAGLALAVVVAQWAAQFAETRMTGRTGERVLYALRVKIFAQLQRLGLDYYERELTGKIMTRMTTDVDSLSSFLQTGLVTAVVSVFTFFGILVALLVLDVELALIVFATLPVLVVGTIVFRRKSVTAYELARDRVSLVNADLQESVSGLRIVQAFRREYAGAGRFAERSDSYRQARVRGQWLISVYFPFVQLLSSGAAAVVLIVGAGRVEAGTLTTGALVAYLLYIDLFFAPVQQLSQVFDGYQQATVSLGRIQQLLREPTSTPRPEDPREVSELRGEIAFENVRFQYGTAEERGEKGEALAGINLRIPAGQTVAFVGETGAGKSTLVKMVARFYDPTSGRVTADGADLRELDLTAYRHRLGVVPQESYLFPGTVRDAIAYGRPGSSDAEVEAAARAVGAHDMIATLDGGYLHTVAERGRNLSAGQRQLIALARAELVDPDVLLLDEATAALDLATEAQVNQATDRLAGKRTTLVVAHRLTTAARADRVVVMDRGRVVEDGSHAELLARGGRYADLWRTFVGEDERAAA, from the coding sequence GTGGCGGCGGCAGAGACAGCGGCTGGGGACAAACAGGGCTGGGGCAGGCGACTGGCCGCCTACACCTGGCGCTACAAGCGCAACGTGCTGCTCGCGCTCGGGTCGTCGCTGGCCGGGATGGCCGTCATGGCGCTCGTCCCCCTGGTCACCAAGGTGATCATCGACGACGTCATCGGCGACCACAGCAAGCCCATGGGCCCCTGGGCCGGCATGCTCATAGCCGCGGCCGTGCTCGTGTACGTCCTGACCTACATACGCCGCTACTACGGCGGCCGGCTCGCCCTCGACGTGCAGCACGATCTGCGCACCGACATGTACGACACCATCGCCCGACTCGACGGGCGCCGGCAGGACGAGCTGTCCACCGGGCAGGTCGTGGGGCGGGCGACCAGCGACCTCCAGCTGATCCAAGGGCTGCTCTTCATGCTGCCCATGACCATCGGGAACTTCCTGCTCTTCGGGATCTCCCTCGGGATCATGCTGTGGCTGTCCCCGCTGCTGACCGTGGTCGCGCTGCTCATGGCCCCCGCCCTCTGGTTCATCGCCAAGCGCAGCCGTGTCAAGCTCTTCCCCGCCACCTGGTGGGCCCAGGGCCAGGCCGCCGCCGTCGCGACCGTCGTCGACGGTGCCGTGACCGGCGTACGGGTGGTCAAGGGCTTCGGGCAGGAGGAGCAGGAGACCGGGAAGCTGCGCGAGGCCGGCCGCCGGCTCTTCGCCGGACGGCTGCGGACCATCCGGCTGAATTCGCGCTACACCCCCGCCCTGCAGGCCGTCCCCGCCCTCGCGCAGGTCGCGATGCTGGCCCTCGGCGGCTGGATGGCCACCAACGGGCAGGTGACGCTCGGTACCTTCGTGGCCTTCTCCACGTACCTCGCCCAGCTCGTGGGGCCCGTCCGGATGCTCGCCATGGTGCTGACCGTGGGGCAGCAGGCCCGCGCCGGCGTGGAGCGGGTGTTCGAGCTCATCGACACCGAGCCGGCGATCGAGGAAGGCACGCGCGAGCTGCCCGCGGACGCCGCCGCCACCGTCGAGTTCGACGACGTGCGCTTCGGGTACGACCCCGAGCGGCCCGTCCTCGACGGGTTCTCGCTGTCGGTGGCGGAGGGGGAGACCGTCGCCGTCGTCGGGGCCTCGGGGAGCGGGAAGTCCACCGTCTCGCTGCTGCTTCCGCGCTTCTACGACGCCGACCGCGGCACCGTCCGCGTCGGCGGGCACGACGTGCGCGAGCTGACCTACCACTCCCTGCGCGGGGCGATCGGGCTCGTGCCCGAGGACTCGTTCCTCTTCTCCGACACCATCCGCGCCAACATCGCCTACGGACACCCGGAGGCCGACGAGGAGCAGATCCGGGCCGCCGCGCGGGCCGCGCAGGCCGAGGGGTTCATCGAGGCCCTGCCCGCCGGGTACGACACCAAGGTCGGCGAGCAGGGGCTCACCCTCTCCGGCGGGCAGCGGCAGCGCATAGCGCTGGCCCGCGCGATCCTCACCGACCCCCGGCTGCTGCTCCTCGACGACGCCACCTCCGCCGTCGACGCCCGCGTCGAGCACGAGATCCACGAGGCCCTGCGCGGAGTCATGGCCGGCCGCACCACCCTCCTGATCGCCCACCGCCGCTCCAGCCTCGCGCTGGCCGACCGAATAGCCGTACTGGAACACGGGCGGCTCGCCGACATCGGCACGCACGAGGAGCTGGAGCGCCGGTCGCCGCTGTACCGGCGGCTGCTCACCGACCCCGACGCCCTCGGCGCCGCCTCCCCCCGCACCCCGGACGCCCCCGCGATGGCGGAGTTCGAACGGGACCTGGACCTGGAGCGCGAGCGGGACCTGGAGCTCGAAGCCGAGATCGACTCCGAGCCCGTCAACGCCAAGCGCCGGGTCGTCGACGGGGTGACCCCCGAGCTGTGGCGGCGGCACGAGGAGGAGGGCGCCAAGACCCTCTCCGACACCAGGGCAGCGGCCGCGCCCGCCGCGGGCAGCGGGGCCCCCGGAGCCGGGCATTCCATGGCCGGCGCCGTCGCCGGGATGCCGGCCACCCCCGAACTGCTCGCGCAGGTGGCCGCGCTGCCGCCCGCCGACGACGAACCCGACGTGGACGAGACCCGCGCCGCGGGCGCCGAGGAGAGCTACGGCCTGCGCCGCCTGCTCCGCGGCTTCTGGGCGCCGCTCGCCATCAGCCTCGCGCTCGTCGCCCTCGACGCGGGCGCCGGGCTGCTGCTGCCGATCCTGATCCGGTACGGCATCGACCAGGGCGTGGAGCAGGTCGCCCTCGCCGCCGTCTGGCTGGCCGCGGGCCTCGCGCTCGCCGTGGTCGTCGCGCAGTGGGCCGCGCAGTTCGCCGAGACCCGGATGACCGGCCGCACCGGCGAACGCGTCCTGTACGCACTCCGCGTCAAGATCTTCGCCCAGCTCCAGCGCCTCGGCCTCGACTACTACGAGCGCGAGCTGACCGGCAAGATCATGACCCGGATGACCACCGACGTGGACTCGCTCTCCAGCTTCCTGCAGACCGGGCTCGTCACCGCCGTCGTCTCCGTCTTCACCTTCTTCGGGATCCTGGTCGCCCTGCTCGTCCTCGACGTCGAGCTCGCCCTGATCGTCTTCGCGACGCTCCCGGTGCTGGTCGTCGGCACGATCGTGTTCCGCCGGAAGTCGGTCACCGCCTACGAGCTCGCCCGCGACCGGGTCAGCCTGGTCAACGCCGACCTCCAGGAGTCCGTGTCCGGGCTGCGCATCGTCCAGGCCTTCCGCCGCGAGTACGCGGGCGCCGGCCGCTTCGCCGAGCGCAGCGACTCGTACCGCCAGGCCAGGGTCCGCGGGCAGTGGCTGATATCGGTCTACTTCCCCTTCGTGCAGCTGCTGTCCTCGGGCGCGGCGGCGGTCGTGCTCATCGTCGGCGCGGGCCGGGTGGAGGCCGGCACGCTGACCACCGGCGCACTGGTCGCGTACCTGCTCTACATCGACCTGTTCTTCGCCCCGGTCCAGCAGCTCTCCCAGGTCTTCGACGGCTACCAGCAGGCCACCGTCTCCCTCGGCCGCATCCAGCAGCTGCTGCGCGAGCCCACCAGCACCCCGCGTCCCGAAGACCCCCGTGAGGTGTCGGAGCTGCGCGGGGAGATCGCCTTCGAGAACGTCCGCTTCCAGTACGGGACGGCCGAGGAGCGGGGCGAGAAGGGCGAGGCGCTGGCCGGAATCAACCTGCGGATACCCGCCGGGCAAACCGTCGCCTTCGTCGGCGAGACCGGGGCCGGAAAGTCCACGCTGGTCAAGATGGTGGCCCGGTTCTACGACCCCACCTCGGGCCGGGTCACCGCCGACGGCGCCGACCTGCGGGAGCTCGACCTGACGGCGTACCGCCACCGGCTCGGGGTCGTCCCCCAGGAGTCCTACCTCTTCCCGGGGACGGTCCGCGACGCCATCGCCTACGGGCGGCCCGGGTCGAGCGACGCCGAGGTGGAGGCCGCCGCCCGCGCGGTCGGCGCCCACGACATGATCGCCACCCTGGACGGCGGCTACCTGCACACGGTCGCCGAGCGCGGACGCAACCTCTCCGCCGGGCAGCGCCAGCTGATCGCGCTGGCCCGGGCCGAGCTCGTCGACCCGGACGTACTGCTGCTCGACGAGGCCACCGCCGCCCTCGACCTGGCCACCGAGGCCCAGGTCAACCAGGCCACCGACCGCCTCGCCGGCAAGCGCACCACCCTGGTGGTGGCCCACCGGCTGACCACCGCGGCCCGCGCCGACCGGGTGGTGGTCATGGACCGCGGCCGGGTCGTGGAGGACGGCAGTCACGCCGAACTCCTGGCGCGCGGCGGCCGGTACGCCGATCTGTGGCGCACCTTCGTCGGAGAGGACGAGCGCGCCGCGGCCTGA
- a CDS encoding EF-hand domain-containing protein translates to MTNDLLDRKLDRAFTHLDADNSGVIDEHDIIALGSRLLSALAEPATSPKATLVMGGLVDFWQELFTELDMDRDGKVTPEEYKEGMTRLYAQGGPAYDRSFRPMVKAILTIVDTDGDGVISPAEFHKAQEAFDTELTPADAEALFQRIDADGDGTLTVDELLGAVREYYTGTDEDAPGNLLFGEL, encoded by the coding sequence ATGACGAACGACCTGCTCGACCGCAAGCTGGACCGCGCCTTCACGCACCTCGACGCCGACAACAGCGGGGTCATCGACGAGCACGACATCATCGCGCTCGGTTCCCGGCTGCTGTCGGCCCTCGCGGAGCCGGCCACCTCACCGAAGGCGACGCTGGTGATGGGCGGGCTCGTCGACTTCTGGCAGGAGCTGTTCACCGAGCTGGACATGGACCGGGACGGCAAGGTCACGCCCGAGGAGTACAAGGAGGGCATGACCCGCCTGTACGCGCAGGGCGGGCCCGCCTACGACCGCTCGTTCCGCCCGATGGTCAAGGCGATCCTGACGATCGTCGACACCGACGGCGACGGGGTCATCAGCCCGGCGGAGTTCCACAAGGCGCAGGAGGCCTTCGACACCGAGCTGACCCCCGCCGACGCCGAGGCGCTGTTCCAGCGCATCGACGCCGACGGGGACGGCACCCTGACGGTGGACGAGCTCCTCGGCGCCGTGCGCGAGTACTACACCGGCACCGACGAGGACGCCCCGGGCAACCTGCTCTTCGGCGAACTCTGA
- a CDS encoding aldehyde dehydrogenase family protein: MHSYEVWVAGAEEPGTRWVYWPRVGQLLREPFEVLALKARLERGEDLPYDDRLLAGRVAMSTREQGLRALAAARAAQPGWARVSLEDRLELLHGVYRAAVERRAELTDLLVAEGHPVRLAEWELASVAASFHPDSVAECAAQLRQPERIAVGRRIRMVRKPDGVVCLSPPRNAPTSNSFYGVLTLAAGNALVVNAPPTAPLGVSFVYREIVAPLLERLGAPPGTLNVLSTHARAVMRQWLDSPDCDDIVFFGGSEQGLKLERECVVAGKKPVLELSGNDGVLVWADAETDLAARALCERYYGSGQICMTPKFAIVHPEAAEQLLKELVGRVRDIRPGPPEDPDTVLSPVVKRAEFTEYLDEVLAAGGELLCGGEFVDVDDVPAAAGPFIRPAVVRVDGLAAAARLRAFREETFFPLLCVVVPEVPVRIEEAIGFLNANRYGLRNSLWTRDERVVERFCAEVVNGGMLKVNDSHIGCLPVLPYNGGTGATGGIFGEANQPVVRTTHLQSIAVATLVRPRESVFDHAAGVM, from the coding sequence ATGCACTCTTACGAGGTATGGGTGGCCGGCGCCGAGGAGCCCGGGACCCGTTGGGTGTACTGGCCGAGGGTCGGTCAACTGCTTCGCGAGCCCTTCGAGGTGCTCGCCCTCAAGGCGCGCCTGGAGCGCGGTGAGGACCTCCCGTACGACGACCGGCTGCTCGCCGGCCGCGTCGCCATGTCCACCCGGGAGCAGGGCCTGCGCGCCCTGGCCGCCGCCCGCGCCGCGCAGCCCGGCTGGGCCCGGGTGTCGCTGGAGGACCGGCTGGAGCTGCTCCACGGGGTCTACCGGGCGGCCGTGGAGCGGCGCGCCGAGCTGACCGACCTGCTGGTCGCCGAGGGGCACCCCGTACGGCTGGCCGAATGGGAACTGGCCTCCGTGGCCGCCTCGTTCCACCCGGACTCGGTCGCCGAGTGCGCCGCCCAGTTGCGGCAGCCGGAGCGGATCGCGGTGGGCCGGCGGATCCGCATGGTCCGCAAGCCGGACGGGGTCGTCTGCCTGAGCCCGCCCCGCAACGCCCCGACCTCCAACTCCTTCTACGGGGTGCTGACGCTGGCCGCCGGCAACGCCCTCGTCGTCAACGCGCCGCCGACCGCCCCCCTCGGGGTGAGCTTCGTCTACCGGGAGATCGTGGCCCCGCTCCTGGAGCGCCTCGGCGCCCCGCCCGGCACCCTGAACGTGCTCTCGACGCACGCCCGCGCTGTGATGCGGCAGTGGCTGGACAGCCCCGACTGCGACGACATCGTCTTCTTCGGGGGCTCGGAGCAGGGCCTCAAACTGGAGCGGGAGTGCGTGGTCGCGGGCAAGAAGCCCGTACTCGAACTCTCCGGGAACGACGGCGTGCTCGTGTGGGCCGACGCCGAGACGGACCTCGCCGCACGCGCTCTGTGTGAGCGGTACTACGGCTCCGGGCAGATCTGCATGACCCCGAAGTTCGCGATCGTCCACCCGGAGGCGGCGGAGCAGCTGCTGAAGGAACTGGTGGGCAGGGTGCGGGACATCCGCCCGGGGCCGCCCGAGGACCCGGACACCGTACTGAGCCCGGTGGTCAAGCGGGCCGAGTTCACCGAGTATCTGGACGAGGTGCTGGCGGCCGGCGGGGAGCTGCTGTGCGGCGGCGAGTTCGTGGACGTGGACGACGTACCGGCCGCCGCCGGGCCCTTCATCCGTCCGGCCGTCGTCCGCGTGGACGGACTGGCCGCGGCCGCCCGGCTGCGCGCCTTCCGCGAGGAGACCTTCTTCCCGTTGCTGTGCGTGGTCGTCCCCGAGGTGCCGGTACGGATCGAGGAGGCCATCGGGTTCCTCAACGCCAACCGGTACGGGCTGCGCAACTCCCTGTGGACGCGGGACGAGCGGGTCGTCGAGCGGTTCTGCGCGGAAGTCGTCAACGGCGGCATGCTGAAGGTCAACGACTCGCACATCGGCTGCCTGCCGGTGCTCCCGTACAACGGCGGTACGGGCGCCACGGGCGGGATCTTCGGCGAGGCCAACCAGCCCGTCGTGCGCACCACCCACCTCCAGTCGATCGCCGTCGCCACCCTGGTCCGCCCCCGGGAGTCGGTCTTCGACCACGCGGCGGGCGTGATGTGA